In Patescibacteria group bacterium, one genomic interval encodes:
- the tsaE gene encoding tRNA (adenosine(37)-N6)-threonylcarbamoyltransferase complex ATPase subunit type 1 TsaE codes for MKAHKEMNIQTRSLKETHALAERFITELAKRGKHKRALVVGLSGNLGSGKTAFTKEVAAVLGIKDTVQSPTFILERIYKIPEKSALASTFKHLVHIDAYRLEGVGELAHLGWAEIVRDPENLIFIEWPERVAAALPKGMMKIRFTFINEHTRKIAWR; via the coding sequence ATGAAGGCCCATAAGGAGATGAATATCCAGACACGATCCCTCAAGGAAACCCACGCGCTCGCAGAGCGCTTTATCACCGAGCTCGCCAAAAGAGGTAAACACAAGCGCGCGCTCGTGGTAGGTCTCTCCGGCAATCTTGGCTCGGGCAAAACGGCGTTCACAAAGGAGGTGGCGGCAGTACTCGGCATTAAAGATACGGTACAGAGCCCCACTTTTATTCTGGAGCGGATATACAAGATTCCAGAGAAGAGCGCCCTGGCGAGCACATTCAAGCACCTTGTGCATATTGACGCGTATCGGTTGGAGGGAGTGGGAGAGCTTGCTCATCTGGGGTGGGCAGAGATTGTGCGCGACCCCGAGAATCTCATTTTTATAGAATGGCCCGAGCGGGTTGCGGCCGCACTGCCGAAGGGTATGATGAAGATACGATTTACGTTTATCAACGAACACACAAGAAAAATAGCATGGCGGTAA